The following coding sequences lie in one Lolium perenne isolate Kyuss_39 chromosome 2, Kyuss_2.0, whole genome shotgun sequence genomic window:
- the LOC127328192 gene encoding uncharacterized protein: MPHICATFASLRTPRTRCVTPLELGADGFPVRTDANSRQRPFAPPPKTAPASASAAATQHRGGIPEEIIIWEIVPRLPARTLLRCRAVCRSWRKALTSLKSNPDLLLAHHRLQPSLPIASCFQLASHDLRAVALAPRSAALAPVATLRHPTLQVRASCDGLLVLSLSPANYYVCNPATRQWLLQPFFPHFLGFYPHRPSGEYRILHGTGPPSRNRKASYSVFTVGSRKPRGIGRPAASSSEEKALADGIIKTAPDRPSILLHQSLHFYPVKKKDSNGSSNMVMVFSTTAESFRWMTAPPDDVPASATLFEMDGKLGLSSVSDDMTQVDIRVLQDYGSEVWEFKLRLKLPALEMNLSAARRSFIEVVASEDGGVLVSNFTRIAHADAEGKLLSGFQYPEQSLMIVPYKLKESLLRHAFFPTRDAEDANASLSPFM, from the coding sequence atgCCGCATATTTGCGCCACGTTTGCGTCGCTGCGGACGCCCCGAACACGATGTGTCACCCCGCTGGAGCTGGGTGCAGACGGATTTCCGGTCCGCACGGACGCAAACAGTCGACAACGTCCATTTGCGCCGCCGCCGAAGACCGCGCCCGCGAGCgcatccgccgccgccacgcagcaccgcggcggcatcccggaggAGATCATCATCTGGGAGATCGTGCCCCGCCTTCCAGCGAGGACCCTCCTCCGCTGCCGCGCCGTCTGCCGCTCCTGGCGCAAGGCCCTCACCTCCCTCAAGTCCAACCCCGACCTCCTCCTCGCGCACCACCGCCTCCAGCCGTCCCTCCCCATCGCCTCCTGCTTCCAGCTCGCCAGCCACGACCTCCGCGCCGTCGCGCTCGCGCCCCGCTCCGCCGCGCTCGCGCCCGTCGCCACGCTCCGCCACCCCACCCTCCAGGTCAGGGCCTCCTGCGACGGCCTCCTCGTCCTCTCCCTCAGCCCCGCCAACTACTACGTCTGCAACCCGGCCACCAGGCAGTGGCTCCTCCAGCCCTTCTTCCCGCACTTCCTCGGCTTCTACCCCCACCGCCCTTCCGGCGAGTACAGGATACTCCACGGCACCGGCCCGCCAAGCCGGAACCGTAAAGCCTCCTACTCCGTCTTCACCGTGGGGTCTCGGAAGCCGAGGGGCATCGGCCGCCCAGCGGCGTCTTCCTCCGAAGAGAAAGCGCTGGCCGATGGCATCATCAAGACCGCGCCTGACCGCCCGTCCATCCTGCTCCACCAAAGCCTGCATTTTTACCCTGTCAAAAAGAAGGACAGCAACGGTAGCAGCAACATGGTAATGGTGTTCAGCACCACGGCCGAGTCCTTCCGGTGGATGACCGCGCCCCCGGATGATGTTCCAGCCTCCGCCACCTTGTTCGAGATGGACGGCAAGCTCGGCCTCTCCAGCGTCAGCGATGACATGACACAAGTCGACATCCGCGTGCTGCAGGACTATGGCAGCGAGGTGTGGGAATTCAAGCTCAGGCTCAAATTGCCGGCGCTGGAGATGAACCTCTCGGCCGCGCGGCGCAGTTTCATAGAGGTGGTCGCGAGCGAGGACGGCGGCGTGCTGGTCTCCAATTTTACCCGGATTGCTCATGCTGACGCTGAGGGCAAGCTGTTGTCGGGTTTCCAGTATCCTGAACAGAGCCTGATGATTGTTCCGTATAAGCTCAAAGAAAGCCTTCTCCGTCATGCATTCTTCCCCACTCGAGACGCTGAGGATGCCAATGCTTCACTTTCACCTTTTATGTGA
- the LOC127331084 gene encoding ABC transporter G family member 25, with protein sequence MPWLHLHLHPRCAGLLPLKTSSFKSRASFLRQVLLVPVHLPTASSPFFYSRTRLGRLSCCSFSIVGVGMRLGDAKPSRYRRRLAALFFLALLAAGVAGQQQRQAPPLPPELRGVNDQLTGLTKDVARTISESFSFCVADPVDDWNQAFNYTSDLGFVRQCLAQTRGDMAQRLCTPAEAKFYFTSLFNAKGEKNLFLKTNVNCGRTSWAPGCEPGWGCSAGSNPVPSSGDDIPQRTTNCQPCCEGFFCPRGLTCMLPCPLGAYCPRATMNVTTGLCDPYEYQITLNSTNGCGGADKWADFDSTEEIFCPAGYHCPTPTSKDSCTSGHYCKLGSTTENKCIVKRSCKENEDNENIIILGAFLVGAIGVLLLIIYNCSGQFLTIRERRKAKSRENAIQLARQQLKAHEGWKAAKQLAKRHVHGVQDHVSRTFSRRRSFRQPADPESQRVQESRLMGSVKAEEMSDSAVFSAQRTSEISEVMPSVIMDISNDGEIVMDKPAPKGKHRSTHTQIFKYAYGEIEKEKVRQEENKNMSFTGVIDMVKEQQKEITRPLLKVEFKNLTLSLGKRKLLRSVTGELQPGRVTAVMGPSGAGKTTFLNAVSGKVTGYQMTGSVLVNGKHGSIRSYKKIIGFVPQDDVVHGNLTVEENLWFSANCRLPARMSHRDRVLIVERVIDSLDLQGIRNSVVGTVEKRGISGGQKKRVNVGLEMVMEPSLLILDEPTSGLDSSSSQLLLKALRHEALEGVNICAVVHQPSYTLYNMFDDLILLAKGGLIVYNGPVKTIEEFFITLGIHVPDRVNPPDHYIDILEGIVKPESGINAKHLPVHWMLYKGYEVPSDMKDDLKAMGEESPQIGPDRSLSGSTPHCLPGGVRDAFSHERNRLDNHLSKPDDMSSRRTPGILKQYKFYLGRVTKQRLRDGRLLGVDFLILGLAGICLGTIAKLSDPTFGMPGYIYTIIAVSLLCKIAALRSFSLERLQYFRERESGMSTLAYFLARDTVDHFSTVLKPIIYLSMFYFFNNPRSSIGDNYTILLALVYCVTGIGYTFAICFSPGSAQLCSALIPVVLTLVSTQRTTPTFLKMLSYPKWALEGFIIVNAKRYPGVWLITRCGLLFKSGFDINNYKLCILILFMYGLFFRIVAFAAMVLLKKR encoded by the exons ATGCCGtggctccacctccacctccacccccGCTGCGCTGGGCTTCTTCCTCTCAAAACGTCGTCGTTTAAATCACGCGCATCATTTCTGCGGCAAGTTCTTCTTGTCCCCGTCCATCTGCCCACCGCCTCCTCTCCATTCTTCTACTCCCGGACTAGACTAGGCCGCCTCTCCTGCTGCAGCTTCTCGATCGTCGGCGTCGGGATGCGCCTAGGCGATGCAAAGCCCTCGCGGTACCGCCGGCGGCTCGCCGccctcttcttcctcgcgctgCTCGCGGCTGGCGTCGCCgggcagcagcagcggcaggccccgccgctgccgccggagcTGCGGGGCGTGAACGACCAGCTCACGGGGCTCACCAAGGACGTCGCCAGAACCATCTCCGAGAGCTTCAGCTTCTGCGTCGCTGACCC GGTGGACGACTGGAACCAGGCCTTCAACTACACCTCCGACCTCGGCTTCGTGCGCCAGTGCCTCGCCCAGACCAGAG GTGATATGGCGCAGCGTCTTTGCACGCCGGCAGAAGCGAAATTCTACTTCACCAGCCTGTTCAACGCCAAGGGCGAGAAGAATCTCTTCCTCAAGACCAACGTGAACTGCGGCCGGACATCCTGGGCGCCGGGCTGCGAGCCGGGATGGGGCTGCTCTGCTGGCTCAAACCCTGTCCCCAGCAGCGGCGACGATATTCCGCAGAGAACTACCAACTGCCAGCCGTGCTGCGAGGGCTTCTTCTGCCCCCGCGGCCTCACCTGCATGCTGC CTTGTCCTCTGGGAGCGTACTGTCCGCGCGCAACGATGAACGTGACCACCGGTCTTTGCGATCC ATATGAGTACCAGATAACTCTAAATTCCACCAATGGCTGTGGTGGCGCTGACAAGTGGGCTGATTTCGATAGCACCGAGGAAATCTTCTGCCCGGCAGGTTACCACTGCCCAACACCAACGTCCAAAGATTCTTGTACCAGTGG GCATTATTGCAAATTGGGTTCCACCACAGAAAATA AATGCATTGTAAAACGCTCATGCAAGGAAAACGAGGACAATGAAAACATCATCATTTTGGGAGCTTTTTTAGTG GGTGCGATAGGCGTGTTGCTCTTGATCATATACAACTGCTCAGGTCAGTTCCTCACTATTCGTGAACGGAGGAAGGCAAAATCAAGGGAGAACGCGATTCAGCTGGCTCGCCAGCAGCTCAAAGCTCACGAGGGTTGGAAGGCTGCCAAACAGCTCGCGAAGAGGCATGTACACGGCGTGCAGGATCATGTGTCTCGCACATTTTCACGCAGGAGATCCTTTCGCCAGCCGGCAGATCCCGAGAGCCAAAGGGTGCAGGAATCGCGCCTAATGGGTTCAGTGAAGGCAGAAGAAATGTCAGACTCTGCTGTGTTTTCAGCTCAGAGGACAAGCGAGATATCTGAAGTCATGCCTTCAGTTATCATGGACATAAGCAACGATGGAGAAATTGTAATGGACAAACCTGCACCAAAAGGCAAACACAGATCAACTCACACTCAGATATTCAAGTATGCATATGGTGAGATAGAGAAGGAGAAGGTCAGGCAGGAAGAGAACAAGAACATGTCCTTCACCGGAGTGATTGACATGGTAAAGGAGCAACAAAAGGAGATCACTAGACCTTTGCTCAAGGTTGAGTTCAAGAACCTGACCTTGAGTCTTGGAAAAAGGAAGCTGTTGAGGTCTGTCACAGGCGAACTCCAGCCTGGTCGTGTCACCGCTGTCATGGGCCCCTCAGGAGCCGGTAAGACCACATTCCTTAATGCTGTCTCCGGGAAGGTAACTGGTTATCAGATGACTGGTTCAGTTCTTGTTAACGGGAAACATGGAAGCATACGTTCTTACAAGAAGATCATTGGCTTTGTGCCTCAAGACGACGTTGTTCATGGGAACTTAACTGTGGAGGAGAACCTTTGGTTCAGTGCAAATTGCAG GCTCCCTGCGAGGATGTCACACCGTGACAGGGTTCTCATTGTGGAGAGGGTTATAGACTCCCTGGACCTTCAGGGGATCAGAAATTCGGTGGTTGGGACGGTGGAGAAGCGTGGGATCTCTGGTGGGCAGAAAAAGCGTGTCAATGTGGGGCTCGAGATGGTGATGGAGCCATCTCTTCTGATCCTGGATGAACCAACCTCTGGCCTGGACAGTTCCTCGTCTCAACTTCTCCTCAAAGCTCTTCGTCACGAGGCACTTGAAGGCGTGAATATTTGTGCCGTTGTTCACCAACCGAG CTATACATTATACAACATGTTTGATGATCTGATACTTCTGGCAAAAGGAGGCCTTATTGTTTACAATGGTCCGGTCAAGACCATCGAGGAGTTCTTCATAACTCTTGGAATCCATGTCCCCGACCGTGTAAACCCGCCAGACCATTACATTGACATTCTTGAAGGAATTGTGAAGCCTGAGTCGGGCATTAATGCAAAGCATTTACCAGTTCACTGGATGCTGTATAAGGGCTACGAAGTGCCAAGTGACATGAAAGATGATCTCAAGGCAATGGGTGAAGAAAGCCCGCAGATTGGCCCCGATCGTTCGTTGTCTGGATCAACCCCTCATTGCCTCCCTGGTGGCGTCAGGGATGCTTTTTCACATGAGCGCAACCGTCTTGACAATCATTTGTCGAAACCCGATGATATGTCCAGCAGAAGAACACCTGGAATTCTAAAACAATACAAGTTCTATCTGGGAAG AGTTACGAAACAGCGGTTGCGTGATGGTAGACTGCTTGGTGTTGATTTCCTAATACTTGGTCTAGCTGGGATCTGCTTGGGGACAATTGCGAAACTCAGTGACCCAACATTTGGGATGCCTGGCTATATTTACACTATCATTGCAGTTT CTCTTCTGTGCAAGATTGCAGCGTTGAGGTCGTTTTCACTCGAACGATTGCAATATTTCAGAGAAAGAGAATCTGGGATGAGCACGTTGGCCTACTTTCTTGCCAGGGACACGGTCGATCACTTTAGCACGGTCTTAAAGCCCATCATTTACCTCTCCATGTTTTACTTCTTCAACAACCCGAGATCATCCATCGGTGATAACTACACCATACTCCTCGCGCTTGTATACTGCGTGACTGGGATAGGATACACTTTCGCCATCTGTTTCAGTCCTGGCTCGGCGCAGCTG TGTTCTGCACTCATACCGGTGGTTCTGACCTTGGTATCCACTCAAAGGACTACCCCTACATTCCTGAAGATGTTgagctatccaaagtgggcactaGAGGGCTTCATAATTGTAAACGCGAAAAG GTATCCTGGAGTCTGGCTGATAACTCGCTGCGGCTTGCTATTCAAGAGTGGCTTTGACATCAACAACTACAAGCTTTGTATTTTGATTCTGTTCATGTATGGCCTGTTCTTCAGGATTGTTGCGTTTGCGGCGATGGTTTTGCTGAAGAAGAGATGA